The window GGTCGAACGACCGCGCGGTCTCGCGAACCGTCGTCGCAATCTCCGTCACAATCGCGTCGGTGTCGGGAACGGGGCCGTCGTACGGAACCGGAAACCCGCCACCCAGATCGAGGATGTCGATTTCGACACCGAGTTCGTCCCGAATCTCGGCCGCAAACGAGAGCATCTCGCGGGCGGCAACGCCGTAGGGTTCGACACCCTTGATCTGACTCCCGATGTGCAACTGTACGCCTGCGAGTTCGACTGCCGACGACGATGCCGCCCGTTCGGCGACGGCCATCGCTCGACCGGAGTCGATATCGAGACCGAATTTCGACTCCCGGGTCGCCGTCGCAACCTCTGGGTGGGTTGGCACTTCCATCGCTGGATTGCCCCGAACGAGCACCTTCGGTTGCATCTCCGTCCGTTCGGCGGCGTCGATCAGCCGCTCGAGCTCCATCGCGTTGTCCACCAGGAGATGTTCGACACCCATCTCGAGCGCTCGTTCGACGTCTTCGGGACGGCGGTTCATCCCCGTCAACAGAAGTTCCCGAGGCTCGTACCCAGCGGAACGTGCAGCCGATAGTTCGCCGGTGGCGTACACTTCGGCGTGACAACCTTCGTCCCGAAGCACCGAGAGGATTCCCGGGTTGTAGTTCGCTTTCACGGCGAAGTGAACCACTGAATCCGGATACTGCTCGTCGAGTGCCCGCCGTACCGTTCGATAGTTCCGCCTGATGTCGTCCTCGAAGAAGACGTAAACCGGCGTTCCGTACGGAGAGAGGAGGTCGGATTCGATCCCGAGGAGACGCTCTCTCCGCGCCTCAATATCCATCACTATCGGACGTGCGTACTGGAGAGGGAAAACACGCCCCCTCGCATACTAGGCGGCGCTTCTCGAGGACGTTCCGCCCTGGGAAGGGATGTACGGCTCTCGCAGGGGCCGTACCGAAGTTTCCACCGCCCCCAAACGGTCGAGGTGGCGATCGGCGGCGCGTCGATACACCCGCCTCTATCCCTCGAGACGGCCGTCCAGTGCGCCGAACCCGTCCGGTGGCCGGCGATGGCGTGCCGCCTGTTCGTAGGCGTACGCGAGTTCGAGTAAGCGCGGTTCCCCGAACGGCCGCCCCAGCAATTCGACGCCGACGGGGAGGCCGCCATCGGTAAACCCGGCTGGCACGACGATGGCGGGGAGGCCGGTGTGAGCCGAGAGCTCACAGTTCAGTTCCT of the Natronosalvus vescus genome contains:
- the lysA gene encoding diaminopimelate decarboxylase produces the protein MDIEARRERLLGIESDLLSPYGTPVYVFFEDDIRRNYRTVRRALDEQYPDSVVHFAVKANYNPGILSVLRDEGCHAEVYATGELSAARSAGYEPRELLLTGMNRRPEDVERALEMGVEHLLVDNAMELERLIDAAERTEMQPKVLVRGNPAMEVPTHPEVATATRESKFGLDIDSGRAMAVAERAASSSAVELAGVQLHIGSQIKGVEPYGVAAREMLSFAAEIRDELGVEIDILDLGGGFPVPYDGPVPDTDAIVTEIATTVRETARSFDLPLPTLYLEPGRRLVGNAGTLVSTVGVIKETPHASFAVLDAGTNTVSSYWPYPIYALTDGESSEHYDVAGPLCYTGDVIAEDVPLPPLERDDLLAIDRIGAYSLGSASHTNAQPKPPVLLCRSDGEIDVIRRPEKPADVFAKGEVPDDLR